In Paenibacillus sp. FSL M7-0420, a single genomic region encodes these proteins:
- a CDS encoding DUF1961 family protein: MTVQQDLAMIPEGWRKIYRNTLEGPVQVEGFRMEGDGAVSFPQGRLRLESTRSAEEGQKANVVFWCPEIFPAEVAVSWRFRPLREPGLAILFFAAAGAGGKDLFDPSLPVRTGEYDQYHHGEMDAYHISYFRRMWEEERAFHTCNLRKSYGFHLVAQGADPLPDTADMTEAYRMLVVKRGAAVTFAINELPVLHWLDDGSSFGPLLGGGRIGFRQMAPLIAEYSDLTVYAP; the protein is encoded by the coding sequence ATGACGGTGCAGCAGGACTTAGCAATGATTCCGGAAGGCTGGCGCAAGATTTACCGCAATACCCTGGAAGGACCCGTACAGGTGGAAGGCTTCCGTATGGAAGGCGACGGAGCAGTTTCGTTTCCGCAGGGACGGCTGCGGCTGGAAAGCACCCGGAGTGCAGAGGAAGGGCAGAAGGCGAATGTGGTCTTTTGGTGCCCGGAGATCTTCCCCGCCGAGGTTGCCGTATCCTGGAGGTTCCGCCCGCTGCGCGAGCCGGGGCTGGCTATTCTGTTCTTCGCGGCTGCCGGTGCCGGGGGCAAGGATCTGTTCGACCCGTCCCTGCCGGTCCGCACGGGCGAATATGACCAGTACCATCATGGGGAGATGGATGCCTATCATATCTCTTATTTTCGCCGGATGTGGGAGGAGGAGCGGGCTTTTCATACCTGTAATCTGCGCAAAAGCTACGGCTTCCACCTGGTCGCCCAAGGGGCTGATCCGCTCCCGGATACCGCCGATATGACCGAGGCCTACCGGATGCTGGTGGTGAAGCGGGGGGCTGCTGTGACTTTTGCTATCAATGAATTGCCGGTGCTGCACTGGTTGGATGACGGCTCGTCCTTCGGTCCGCTGCTGGGCGGAGGCCGGATCGGCTTCCGGCAAATGGCACCGCTGATTGCAGAGTACAGTGATCTGACGGTCTACGCGCCTTGA
- a CDS encoding polysaccharide deacetylase family protein, with translation MPGVYYCYPQGRHKALTMSYDDGRRADERLVGLFNQHGIKGSFHLNSGLLGEGDRIRPDEVAALYHGHEVSVHTRSHPTLARCPQESVVEEIMEDRRVLEGLVRQPVRGMSYPNGSYTQEIKALLPHLGIEYARTVQSTGGFALPEDWLEWQATCHHNRELLALGEAFVGLHKRQYLYLMYVWGHSYEFDNDNNWELMERFCAMAGGCGDIWYATNLELVHYMKACRGLLFSAARDFVYNPGASAVWLEVGGTVVEVPGGQTVDLG, from the coding sequence ATGCCGGGAGTCTATTACTGCTACCCGCAAGGCCGTCATAAGGCGCTGACCATGAGCTATGATGACGGGCGGCGGGCGGATGAACGTCTGGTTGGCCTGTTCAACCAGCACGGGATCAAGGGCAGCTTCCATTTGAATTCGGGGCTGCTTGGTGAAGGGGACCGCATCAGGCCGGACGAGGTTGCGGCCCTCTACCATGGACATGAGGTCAGCGTGCATACGCGGAGTCATCCGACGCTGGCGCGTTGCCCGCAGGAGTCAGTCGTGGAGGAGATTATGGAGGACCGCAGGGTGCTGGAAGGGCTGGTCCGCCAGCCTGTGCGCGGCATGTCTTACCCGAACGGCTCGTATACGCAGGAGATCAAGGCGCTGCTGCCGCATCTGGGCATTGAGTATGCCCGCACAGTGCAGTCTACCGGGGGGTTCGCCCTCCCGGAGGACTGGCTGGAGTGGCAGGCGACCTGTCATCATAACCGGGAGCTGCTTGCTCTTGGGGAGGCTTTTGTGGGGCTGCATAAGCGGCAGTATCTGTACTTGATGTATGTGTGGGGGCATAGCTACGAGTTCGACAATGACAACAACTGGGAGCTGATGGAGCGCTTCTGCGCCATGGCGGGCGGATGCGGGGACATCTGGTATGCGACCAATCTGGAGCTGGTGCATTACATGAAGGCTTGCCGGGGGCTGCTGTTCTCGGCGGCAAGGGACTTCGTCTATAATCCGGGAGCGTCTGCTGTATGGCTGGAGGTTGGCGGTACGGTAGTCGAGGTGCCCGGGGGACAGACTGTGGATTTGGGCTGA
- a CDS encoding FG-GAP-like repeat-containing protein: protein MVNHMDHSQKLHRLAGLDISAAGPRCKMLLGDLDGDGRAELLLVQPDNRQDVRYIPHQVQCLTAYNLDGRLLWQTGTPDPGAGSQGSDYPAQIADIDGDGVLEVLCVMNDQLHILEGATGKVKAVHPLPAKEAHDCIIIANLSGGDYPSDIILKDRYHQLWALDRDFRLLWTHQGNVGHYPWVYDLDGDGRDEVMAGYDLLDADGNKLWSCHDLDDHADCLWVGDVNGDGVPELVIGGSVTVMYDSNGQELWRYEGSVESQHLALGRFRPDLPGLQIAGLDRMVREDDGKGLRGKDAMFLLDCSGRELWKEERTTDGWLTIVEAVSRFWPGAPDYNLVYRRGEAVLPALYDGHMNIVAEFAEQGYAVHGDLLGSGSEQVIIYTDELAAVYAGEALPLQAAHPGQQLPQPKRLYSSTLYPGGEVTL, encoded by the coding sequence ATGGTGAATCATATGGATCATAGTCAAAAGCTGCACCGGCTGGCCGGGTTGGATATCTCCGCCGCCGGTCCAAGATGTAAAATGCTGCTCGGCGATCTGGACGGGGACGGCCGGGCTGAGCTGCTGCTGGTGCAGCCGGATAACCGTCAGGATGTTCGTTATATTCCGCACCAGGTGCAGTGCCTGACGGCTTACAATCTGGATGGCCGTCTGTTGTGGCAGACGGGAACGCCGGACCCGGGCGCAGGCAGCCAAGGCTCCGATTATCCGGCGCAGATTGCCGATATCGATGGTGACGGGGTGCTGGAGGTGCTTTGTGTGATGAATGACCAGCTGCATATTCTGGAGGGGGCGACAGGCAAGGTCAAAGCGGTTCACCCGCTGCCGGCGAAGGAGGCTCATGACTGCATCATTATTGCCAACCTGTCAGGCGGCGATTATCCTTCCGACATCATTCTCAAAGACCGCTACCATCAGCTGTGGGCGCTGGATCGGGACTTCCGGCTGCTCTGGACCCATCAGGGCAATGTGGGGCACTATCCTTGGGTGTACGATCTGGACGGTGACGGGCGCGATGAGGTGATGGCCGGATATGATCTGCTGGATGCGGACGGAAATAAGCTGTGGAGCTGCCATGATCTGGACGATCATGCCGACTGCCTGTGGGTCGGCGATGTGAACGGGGACGGGGTGCCGGAGCTGGTCATCGGCGGCAGTGTGACGGTGATGTACGATAGTAACGGGCAAGAGCTGTGGCGGTACGAAGGCTCTGTCGAGTCGCAGCATCTGGCGCTCGGGCGGTTTCGCCCGGACCTGCCCGGCCTGCAGATTGCCGGTCTTGACCGTATGGTCCGCGAGGATGACGGCAAGGGTCTGCGGGGCAAGGATGCCATGTTCCTGCTGGATTGCTCCGGCCGCGAGCTGTGGAAGGAAGAGCGTACCACTGACGGCTGGCTGACCATTGTCGAAGCCGTCAGCCGGTTCTGGCCGGGTGCACCCGACTATAATCTGGTGTACCGCCGGGGCGAAGCGGTGCTTCCCGCACTCTATGACGGCCATATGAATATCGTAGCCGAATTCGCCGAGCAGGGCTACGCCGTGCACGGGGATCTGCTGGGCAGTGGAAGTGAGCAGGTCATTATTTATACGGATGAGCTGGCCGCTGTCTATGCGGGTGAAGCGCTCCCGCTGCAAGCGGCACACCCCGGACAACAGCTGCCCCAGCCCAAACGGCTGTACAGCTCCACCCTGTACCCCGGCGGTGAGGTGACGTTGTGA
- a CDS encoding glycoside hydrolase family 88/105 protein has protein sequence MGGGEGKAVVSAEEGHGVIGDVVQDGTLGGHAVKGAAIQDSALGGDAVKGDAGQANVPVYFHPRHSIVRTAGEHTEAMLAIIANRYIGANPPQPPVYRVHLENSFPRLSDCRYEMNLKERLPELRDGEFVYAWGKLWSDTDSEIPLALSCFGPVTVYVGGVAVFASNLNDDVFPDRKAFFRTGLKAGWNHFLLECTAVGTGCGGIFGTGSVKGAPLHFLAPTAERSGCEGWIYSAPQQSRWTLQPEGGGVPEGEAAAHRAEPSQRGSVRCGEAAEAAEAELAARCAWYPAAGWPDDKAQGGNLARVLGAVPGAAALAWSRLAVTAPGGADARLLIRSRDVAALKVYVDGRLAAIQPEASAGLECVLPLDFGSHDLLVEAVCGGPGWGFRLEAAEAGNTSEVQVEAECSAALAEASPCCSPQGTLNKGAGASGVHSTVKLVGPYPVEGQTGPWLYLGPFLQSVAPLPAEAASMDAPFGEGAEECFWRVDRPGGAVRPYLESALYGRWNYPLGVTLYGLLRTGQTLGDPHYSTYARGHIEQCTRLHAYSLWDRSRYGAPGINQQLALMDSLDDCGSFGATMLAAHAEQPLHGAPETAAYIARYIQNTQSRDEDGALYRTRGTTDFMQGTMWCDDLYMSTPFLSRYYLLTGDPAYLDDAVSQFLHYRNRLFQPELGIMHHVYDYKFGKPNGVAWGRGNGWVLFSLTELLEVLPEQHPQREELLAFYRTLCEGYIRLQDAAGLWHQVLTDPESYAEASCSSMFVYAFARGVRRGWLTEPYPYADAALRGWMALAEYCIDHQGNVYGVCRGSGYSFNKLYYKEQLTWQLNDTHGIGIVLLAGIEALELRRELEAQRI, from the coding sequence ATGGGGGGCGGGGAAGGGAAGGCAGTGGTGAGCGCAGAGGAAGGACATGGGGTGATAGGTGATGTGGTGCAGGATGGTACTTTGGGGGGGCACGCCGTGAAGGGTGCTGCTATACAGGATAGTGCCTTGGGAGGGGATGCGGTGAAGGGTGATGCCGGGCAGGCCAATGTTCCCGTCTACTTTCATCCGCGTCATTCCATCGTCCGCACAGCCGGAGAGCATACGGAAGCGATGCTTGCCATCATAGCGAACCGCTATATCGGTGCAAATCCGCCGCAGCCTCCGGTCTACCGCGTTCATCTGGAGAACAGCTTCCCGCGCCTGTCGGATTGCCGGTATGAGATGAATCTGAAAGAACGGCTGCCTGAGCTGCGGGACGGGGAATTTGTCTATGCCTGGGGGAAGCTGTGGAGCGATACGGACAGCGAAATACCGCTCGCGCTCAGCTGCTTCGGTCCGGTGACAGTCTATGTCGGCGGCGTTGCCGTTTTCGCTTCCAATCTGAACGATGATGTGTTCCCGGACCGCAAGGCGTTCTTTCGTACCGGGCTGAAGGCAGGCTGGAATCACTTCCTGCTGGAATGTACCGCTGTCGGCACCGGCTGCGGCGGGATTTTTGGCACCGGGAGCGTGAAGGGCGCGCCGCTGCATTTTCTGGCCCCGACTGCGGAGCGCAGCGGCTGTGAGGGCTGGATCTACAGCGCGCCGCAGCAGAGCAGATGGACGCTGCAGCCGGAGGGCGGCGGCGTTCCTGAGGGAGAGGCTGCGGCGCACCGCGCGGAGCCTTCGCAGCGCGGAAGTGTCCGCTGCGGCGAAGCCGCGGAGGCCGCCGAAGCTGAGCTGGCGGCCCGCTGTGCGTGGTATCCGGCGGCCGGATGGCCGGATGACAAGGCGCAGGGCGGCAACCTCGCGCGCGTGCTTGGCGCGGTGCCCGGCGCGGCGGCGCTGGCCTGGAGCCGGCTGGCGGTGACGGCGCCGGGCGGAGCGGACGCGCGGCTGCTTATCCGCAGCCGGGATGTAGCGGCACTCAAGGTCTATGTAGATGGCAGGCTTGCCGCCATCCAGCCCGAAGCGAGTGCCGGCCTTGAGTGTGTGCTGCCGCTGGACTTCGGCAGCCATGACCTGCTGGTCGAGGCCGTGTGCGGCGGCCCCGGCTGGGGCTTCCGCCTGGAAGCGGCAGAGGCTGGGAACACATCAGAGGTACAGGTGGAAGCGGAGTGTAGCGCGGCTCTTGCGGAAGCTTCACCCTGCTGCTCTCCGCAGGGAACCTTGAATAAGGGAGCCGGTGCCAGTGGAGTCCACAGCACCGTGAAGCTGGTGGGTCCCTATCCGGTGGAAGGGCAGACCGGTCCATGGCTGTACCTTGGTCCGTTTCTGCAATCGGTGGCACCGCTGCCTGCGGAAGCGGCTTCTATGGATGCTCCCTTCGGTGAAGGGGCGGAGGAATGCTTTTGGCGGGTGGACCGTCCTGGTGGGGCAGTCAGGCCATATCTGGAGAGTGCGCTGTACGGACGCTGGAATTATCCGCTGGGGGTGACCCTCTATGGTCTGCTGCGTACCGGTCAGACTCTGGGCGATCCTCATTATTCCACTTATGCCAGAGGACATATTGAGCAGTGTACCCGGCTACATGCGTATTCGCTCTGGGACCGCAGCCGCTACGGTGCTCCGGGTATTAACCAGCAGCTGGCGCTTATGGACTCTCTGGACGACTGCGGCTCCTTCGGTGCTACGATGCTGGCGGCCCATGCAGAACAGCCGCTGCATGGAGCGCCCGAAACAGCGGCGTATATCGCCCGGTATATTCAAAATACGCAGTCCCGAGATGAGGATGGGGCGCTCTACCGTACACGGGGCACCACCGATTTCATGCAGGGAACGATGTGGTGCGATGATCTGTATATGAGCACTCCGTTCCTGAGCCGGTATTATCTGTTGACGGGCGATCCCGCTTATCTGGATGATGCAGTGTCACAGTTTCTTCATTACCGTAATCGGCTGTTCCAGCCGGAGCTTGGCATAATGCATCATGTGTATGACTACAAATTCGGCAAGCCGAATGGAGTAGCCTGGGGCAGAGGCAACGGCTGGGTGCTGTTCTCGCTGACTGAGCTGCTGGAGGTACTGCCGGAGCAGCATCCGCAGCGGGAAGAACTGCTGGCCTTTTACCGGACGCTGTGCGAAGGATATATACGGCTGCAGGACGCCGCAGGATTATGGCATCAGGTTCTGACCGATCCCGAATCTTATGCGGAGGCATCGTGTTCTTCGATGTTCGTATATGCCTTTGCGCGCGGTGTGCGCAGAGGTTGGCTGACAGAGCCGTATCCATATGCAGATGCAGCGCTGCGCGGCTGGATGGCGCTGGCCGAATACTGCATCGACCATCAGGGGAACGTCTATGGCGTCTGCCGGGGATCGGGGTATTCCTTCAACAAACTGTATTACAAAGAACAGCTCACCTGGCAGCTCAACGATACTCACGGAATTGGCATTGTGCTGCTGGCCGGTATTGAAGCGCTTGAGCTTAGGAGGGAGCTGGAGGCGCAGCGTATATAA
- a CDS encoding MATE family efflux transporter: MQLQAPQPAKKWLEKYLSGDSMDYRQIIALFIPILIDQAFIIGLNLVNTAMISSSGMAAVSAVNMVDSLNIFLINVFVAIATGGTVVVAQYKGSGNDRMVSQATAGSVTSVSLLAVGIGLLLMSFHTPILNLLFGTASADVLDNARVYMIGSSISYLGIAVVQAVCGALRGVGRTRASLMLSLIMNLLYVILNIVFINLLDMGVLGMTLAVNIARYVGMACALIYLFKFDSVLRVQFRDLFHVPLMMLRKIMFIGVPFAAEQMFFNGGKLLTQIFIVSLGTYAIATNAIAGSLAMVFQIPASALSLTIVTVVGQCIGRGDVADARKFIKSFLWIGSASYALVALILMPLFHPLVSIFSPPAEIIDDLFVVLLVNAIAQIPLWAFSFILPSALRAAGDSRFTSIASMLTMWLFRVVFGYILGIVLGYGVLGVWLAMNCEWAVRGAVFLWRFRGKKWYAHKLI, encoded by the coding sequence ATGCAGCTTCAAGCTCCTCAACCGGCCAAGAAATGGCTGGAAAAATATCTGTCCGGAGACAGCATGGATTACCGGCAAATTATCGCTTTGTTTATCCCGATTCTGATTGACCAGGCCTTCATTATCGGGCTGAACCTGGTCAACACCGCAATGATCAGCTCGTCGGGTATGGCGGCAGTCAGTGCGGTGAATATGGTGGATTCCCTGAATATTTTTCTGATCAATGTATTTGTGGCGATTGCGACCGGGGGGACGGTGGTGGTTGCGCAGTATAAAGGAAGCGGGAATGACCGCATGGTCTCCCAGGCCACGGCCGGATCGGTTACCTCGGTCTCGCTGCTTGCGGTGGGAATCGGTCTGCTGCTGATGTCCTTCCATACGCCAATTCTGAATTTGCTGTTCGGAACGGCCTCCGCCGATGTGCTGGACAATGCCCGGGTATATATGATCGGCAGCAGCATTTCGTATCTGGGGATTGCCGTGGTTCAGGCTGTATGCGGTGCGCTGCGGGGCGTGGGCCGGACGCGGGCTTCGCTGATGCTGTCGCTGATTATGAACCTGCTGTACGTTATCCTCAACATTGTCTTTATTAACCTGCTGGACATGGGTGTACTGGGCATGACACTTGCGGTCAATATTGCTCGTTATGTGGGGATGGCCTGTGCCTTGATCTATCTGTTCAAGTTCGATTCGGTGCTGCGTGTGCAGTTCCGCGACCTGTTCCATGTTCCGCTTATGATGCTGCGCAAAATCATGTTCATCGGCGTACCGTTCGCCGCAGAGCAGATGTTCTTCAACGGCGGCAAGCTGCTGACGCAGATCTTCATTGTCAGTCTGGGCACGTATGCCATCGCCACCAATGCGATTGCCGGATCGCTGGCGATGGTCTTTCAGATTCCGGCCAGTGCGCTGTCGCTGACGATTGTAACCGTGGTCGGCCAGTGTATCGGACGGGGGGATGTAGCGGATGCCCGGAAGTTCATCAAGTCCTTCCTGTGGATCGGTTCCGCCTCTTACGCCCTGGTGGCCTTGATCCTGATGCCGCTGTTCCATCCGCTGGTGTCGATCTTCTCTCCGCCTGCGGAGATCATCGATGATCTGTTTGTGGTACTGCTGGTGAATGCGATTGCCCAGATTCCGCTCTGGGCCTTCAGCTTCATTCTGCCGTCTGCCCTGCGGGCAGCGGGAGATTCCCGCTTCACCTCAATTGCTTCAATGCTGACCATGTGGCTGTTCCGGGTGGTCTTCGGTTATATTCTCGGGATCGTGCTGGGCTATGGAGTGCTGGGGGTATGGCTGGCGATGAACTGCGAATGGGCAGTGCGCGGAGCGGTGTTCCTGTGGCGCTTCCGGGGCAAGAAGTGGTATGCGCACAAGCTGATCTAG
- a CDS encoding endo-1,4-beta-xylanase gives MKRIIKQVSLVLLAALLLLPAGGYLPAAQAAEAQTTVYHETFANGAGKTSQSGGASLSAVKEVPFTGNADGAALYVNNRKDNWDGVDFKFTDLGLQHGKTYTVTAVVYVDAKVTLPEGAEAALQTVNSYGNYAAIPYVAGQSVTLTKTFTVDTSATDSTKRDHSLRINSNDKGATVPFYLGDLLITTESTPGGGEEPVREPALPFSTVTFEDQQEGGFTGRAGTETLTVTNEANHTEGGSYSLKVEGRSNTWHGPSLRVEKYVDKGSEYTLSAWVKLIEPASAQLQLSTQVGTDSSASYVTLSPKTISTADGWVKYEGSYRYNSVGGEYLTLYIESSNNAIASFYIDDINFEHTGTAPVDIQRDLIPLKTAYQNDFLIGNALSAEDLEGVRLDLLKMHHNVATAGNAMKPDALQPAKGNFTFTAADAMVNKVLAEGMKMHGHVLVWYQQSPDWMNLTTDAAGKSVPLGRDEALANLRAHIKGVMEHFGDRVISWDVVNEAMNDNPSNPSDWQAALRKAPWYEAIGPDYLEQAFLAAREVLDQHPEWDIKLYYNDYNDDNQNKAQAIYSMVKELNDKYALTHPGKLLIDGVGMQAHYNINTNPDNVKLSLERFISLGVEVSITELDIQAGSQNTQTEKERIAQGYLYARLMDLYKAHADHIARVTFWGMDDRTSWRAESSPLLFDRDLQAKPAYYAVIDPAKFMAEHEPNTAEANVSEAVYGTPVIDGTADGIWASAPEMAVNRYQMAWQGASGSTRTLWDDQNLYVLVQVSDAQLDKSNVNAWEQDSVEIFVDENFGRTTFYESDDGQYRVNYDNEASFSPAAISAGFESVTKVNGTNYTLEMKIPFKKITPAGGAKIGFDTQINDAKNGVRQSVAAWNDTTGNGYQDTSVFGVLTLKARDGGEPSTEPTPTPTPEPTPAPTPTSAPDSGGTSYTSSTPAPKPAQFDVKDGIVTIRPEVKTEGTAAKATVTGELWQQALKQAAPAADGRKQIIIDLANQTGVASYEAQLPLQGLKTQEKFLLVLQNGFATLSIPSEQLAGITATTEYVSIRVKHSTAEGLNAGALQQTGSRPVVELSLLAGGQKVALSGSGAITVSISYKASAAELGSLESLLVRSLAGSGAWSAVVNSRYDAVKEALVFRTLDFGTFAVAYAPLAFTDIGNVSWAKQAASAMAARSIIPDGNSLFAADPVNRADFTASLVKVLELKAAAEAVAGFSDVQNNAAYSKELAAAKQLGIVTGYADNTFKPAGIITRQEMMVIAARALKAAGIIAEGSGSLASYTDAGHISAYAKDSVSALLKYGVVNGKNGKLAPGDTLSRAEAAVILYRIWKL, from the coding sequence ATGAAGAGAATAATTAAGCAGGTCTCTCTGGTGCTGCTGGCAGCCCTTCTGCTTCTTCCGGCAGGGGGATATCTTCCGGCTGCTCAGGCAGCCGAGGCACAGACCACGGTATATCACGAGACGTTTGCGAATGGTGCAGGCAAGACTAGCCAGTCTGGGGGAGCCAGCCTGAGTGCGGTGAAGGAGGTTCCTTTTACAGGGAATGCCGATGGTGCAGCATTATACGTAAACAACCGGAAGGATAACTGGGATGGAGTTGATTTCAAGTTCACCGATCTCGGTCTCCAGCATGGAAAAACGTACACGGTAACGGCAGTTGTCTACGTTGATGCGAAGGTGACGCTCCCAGAGGGAGCAGAGGCAGCGCTGCAGACTGTGAACAGCTACGGGAATTATGCAGCAATACCCTATGTGGCAGGGCAATCGGTCACACTGACGAAGACATTTACTGTGGACACCAGTGCCACGGATTCTACTAAGAGAGACCATTCTTTGCGCATCAACTCCAACGATAAGGGAGCCACAGTACCCTTCTACCTTGGCGATCTTCTGATAACGACAGAGTCCACTCCGGGCGGCGGGGAAGAGCCTGTGCGTGAACCGGCTTTGCCGTTCAGTACAGTGACTTTTGAAGATCAGCAAGAGGGCGGCTTCACCGGCAGAGCCGGAACCGAGACGCTGACCGTAACGAATGAAGCGAATCATACCGAGGGCGGTTCATATTCCCTGAAGGTCGAGGGCAGAAGCAATACCTGGCACGGGCCTTCCCTGCGTGTGGAGAAGTACGTGGACAAGGGCAGCGAATATACCCTTTCTGCCTGGGTGAAGCTGATCGAACCGGCGAGCGCACAGCTCCAGCTGTCTACGCAAGTAGGCACAGACAGCAGTGCAAGTTATGTGACCCTGTCCCCTAAGACGATCAGTACGGCTGACGGCTGGGTGAAATATGAGGGCAGCTACCGCTATAACAGCGTGGGCGGCGAATACCTGACCTTGTATATCGAAAGTTCCAATAATGCAATCGCTTCCTTCTATATCGATGATATTAATTTCGAGCATACAGGTACCGCTCCGGTGGATATTCAGAGAGATCTGATTCCGCTAAAAACAGCCTATCAAAATGACTTCCTGATCGGCAACGCGCTATCCGCCGAGGATCTGGAAGGCGTACGGCTGGACCTGCTGAAGATGCATCACAACGTTGCTACCGCAGGTAATGCCATGAAGCCGGATGCGCTGCAGCCGGCCAAAGGCAATTTCACTTTTACAGCAGCGGATGCGATGGTGAACAAGGTGCTGGCTGAAGGGATGAAGATGCATGGGCATGTACTGGTATGGTATCAGCAATCGCCTGACTGGATGAACCTGACGACGGATGCAGCAGGCAAAAGCGTTCCCCTGGGGCGTGACGAAGCACTCGCTAACCTGAGAGCCCACATCAAGGGAGTCATGGAACATTTCGGAGACCGGGTCATCTCCTGGGATGTGGTCAACGAGGCAATGAATGATAACCCGTCCAATCCTTCGGACTGGCAAGCGGCGCTGCGCAAGGCTCCGTGGTATGAAGCCATCGGTCCGGATTATCTGGAGCAGGCATTCCTGGCGGCCAGAGAAGTGCTGGACCAGCATCCGGAATGGGATATCAAGCTGTATTACAATGATTACAATGACGATAACCAGAACAAGGCCCAGGCTATCTACAGTATGGTCAAGGAACTGAATGACAAGTACGCGCTGACCCATCCCGGCAAGCTGTTGATTGATGGTGTGGGGATGCAGGCGCACTACAATATCAATACGAATCCAGATAACGTCAAGCTGTCGCTGGAGAGATTCATCTCCCTTGGCGTAGAGGTCAGCATTACCGAACTGGATATTCAGGCCGGCAGCCAGAATACGCAGACAGAGAAGGAACGGATTGCCCAAGGCTATCTGTACGCGAGGCTGATGGATCTCTACAAGGCCCATGCCGACCATATTGCGCGGGTAACCTTCTGGGGCATGGATGACCGCACAAGCTGGAGAGCGGAGTCAAGCCCGCTGCTGTTCGACAGGGATTTGCAGGCGAAGCCGGCTTACTACGCGGTCATTGATCCGGCCAAATTCATGGCTGAGCATGAGCCGAATACGGCAGAAGCCAACGTGTCAGAGGCAGTCTACGGCACGCCGGTTATTGACGGAACAGCGGATGGAATCTGGGCCTCTGCGCCTGAGATGGCTGTGAACCGTTATCAGATGGCCTGGCAGGGCGCAAGCGGAAGCACGCGCACTCTGTGGGATGACCAGAATCTGTATGTGCTGGTTCAGGTCAGTGACGCCCAGTTGGACAAGAGTAATGTGAATGCATGGGAGCAGGACTCTGTCGAGATTTTCGTGGATGAGAATTTCGGCCGCACGACCTTCTATGAGAGTGATGACGGACAATACCGGGTCAATTACGACAATGAAGCCTCTTTCAGTCCCGCAGCCATCAGTGCAGGCTTCGAGTCGGTAACCAAGGTTAACGGAACCAACTATACGCTCGAAATGAAGATTCCGTTCAAAAAGATTACGCCAGCCGGAGGCGCCAAAATCGGCTTCGATACTCAGATCAACGATGCCAAGAACGGCGTCCGGCAAAGTGTGGCCGCCTGGAATGATACCACCGGCAACGGCTATCAGGACACCTCCGTCTTCGGGGTGCTGACGCTTAAGGCTAGAGACGGCGGCGAGCCGTCAACGGAGCCGACGCCAACACCGACTCCGGAACCAACACCTGCGCCAACGCCAACATCGGCACCGGATTCCGGCGGCACCAGCTATACCAGCAGCACACCTGCGCCTAAGCCTGCACAGTTTGATGTCAAGGACGGCATAGTGACGATCAGACCTGAGGTGAAGACCGAAGGCACAGCGGCCAAAGCCACTGTGACGGGCGAGCTGTGGCAGCAAGCCTTGAAGCAGGCGGCCCCGGCAGCAGACGGGCGGAAGCAGATCATCATCGATCTGGCGAACCAGACAGGTGTGGCCTCCTATGAAGCCCAGCTGCCGCTTCAAGGCCTGAAGACGCAGGAGAAGTTCCTGCTTGTCCTCCAGAACGGCTTTGCTACGCTGTCCATTCCAAGTGAGCAGCTCGCAGGGATTACAGCAACCACTGAATATGTCAGCATCCGGGTCAAGCATTCCACAGCCGAAGGCCTGAATGCCGGTGCTCTCCAGCAGACCGGCAGCCGTCCGGTGGTGGAGCTGAGTCTGCTTGCAGGCGGGCAGAAGGTAGCCTTGTCTGGCAGCGGCGCGATAACCGTCTCTATTTCTTACAAAGCGTCAGCAGCAGAGCTTGGCAGCCTGGAATCCCTTCTGGTCCGTTCGCTCGCCGGCAGCGGTGCGTGGTCTGCTGTGGTGAACAGCCGTTATGATGCAGTGAAGGAAGCGCTGGTGTTCCGTACTCTGGATTTCGGCACCTTTGCCGTTGCCTATGCTCCGCTGGCCTTCACAGATATCGGGAACGTGTCCTGGGCTAAGCAGGCAGCCTCTGCCATGGCTGCCCGCAGTATCATCCCGGACGGGAACAGCCTGTTTGCTGCGGACCCTGTGAACAGGGCAGACTTCACGGCCTCCCTTGTGAAGGTGCTGGAGCTTAAGGCTGCTGCTGAAGCAGTTGCAGGCTTCAGCGATGTCCAGAACAATGCGGCATACAGCAAGGAGCTTGCGGCCGCGAAGCAGCTCGGTATCGTCACAGGCTATGCGGACAATACCTTTAAGCCAGCGGGCATCATCACCCGCCAGGAGATGATGGTAATTGCGGCGCGTGCCCTGAAGGCGGCTGGAATCATCGCTGAAGGCAGCGGATCGCTAGCATCTTACACCGATGCCGGTCACATCTCCGCCTATGCCAAGGACAGCGTGTCCGCCTTGCTGAAATACGGCGTAGTGAACGGTAAGAACGGCAAGCTTGCTCCGGGGGACACCCTCTCACGCGCGGAAGCAGCGGTGATTCTGTACCGGATCTGGAAGCTGTAG